In the genome of Phaeodactylum tricornutum CCAP 1055/1 chromosome 18, whole genome shotgun sequence, one region contains:
- a CDS encoding predicted protein, whose translation MSLRDAGQSLWMSMPSSYHDVQAHHVVVAYAAWNLWSSSHLAERLSDKVLNLLSSFSERLVGLVQLGLVPDFLIRFGIRIQLRDRLALLRSTETTAEQDDKMQIVRQLHTMPIAVMTKEANDQHYEVPARFYDLCLGPCKKYSSGLWPTSRTTFEESEILMLDLYCERAELEDGMSIVDLGCGWGSLTLHLCAKYPNAKITSISNSHTQKDYILNTAKARGLNHQNIKVITCNVADDEGALQVVRDNDRVMTVEMFEHMKNYDDLLQKVHGFLKPGGKLFVHIFTHKDYTYHFEDGWMSRNFFSGGTMPSDDLLLYFAKSFAIEQHWRVNGTNYEKTSNGWLAYLDQNWRNGSLKPVLTEAYGVGSEREWYVNWRLFFMACAELWGFRGGNEWIVSHYLFVSR comes from the exons ATGAGCTTGCGGGATGCTGGACAGTCGCTTTGGATgtcgatgccgtcgtcgtACCACGACGTCCAGGCTCATCACGTAGTCGTCGCGTACGCTGCATGGAATCTCTGGTCGTCCAGTCACCTCGCCGAACGTCTTTCCGACAAAGTCTTGAACTTGCTCAGTTCCTTTTCGGAACGTCTCGTGGGTTTGGTTCAATTGGGACTCGTCCCGGACTTTTTGATTCGCTTCGGCATCCGCATCCAATTGCGCGATCGCCTTGCGCTTCTCCGATCGACGGAAACCACCGCCGAACAGGACGACAAGATGCAGATTGTCCGACAACTACACACCATGCCTATTGCGGTCATGACTAAGGAAGCCAATGATCAGCATTACGAAGTGCCGGCGCGCTTTTACGATCTCTGTCTCGGGCCCTGCAAAAAGTATTCCTCCGGACTCTGGCCGACGTCACGCACCACCTTCGAAGAATCGGAAATTCTCATGCTGGATTTGTACTGTGAACGTGCCGAACTCGAGGATGGTATGAGTATTGTGGACTTGGGTTGTGGCTGGGGTAGCTTGACCCTGCACTTGTGTGCCAAGTATCCCAACGCCAAAATCACCTCCATTTCCAACTCGCACACTCAGAAGGATTACATTCTCAACACCGCCAAGGCGAGAGGACTCAATCACCAAAATATCAAGGTCATTACG TGCAACGTCGCCGACGATGAGGGCGCGCTACAGGTTGTCCGTGACAACGACCGGGTCATGACGGTGGAAATGTTTGAGCACATGAAAAACTATGACGATCTCTTGCAGAAGGTGCACGGCTTTTTGAAACCCGGCGGCAAACTCTTTGTGCATATCTTCACCCACAAAGATTATACCTACCACTTTGAAGACGGTTGGATGAGTCGAAACTTCTTTTCCGGTGGGACCATGCCCAGTGACGATCTACTCCTTTACTTTGCCAAGTCTTTTGCAATCGAACAACACTGGCGCGTGAACGGAACTAACTACGAAAAGACTTCCAACGGCTGGTTGGCTTATTTGGACCAGAATTGGCGGAACGGATCTCTCAAACCCGTTCTGACGGAAGCCTACGGCGTTGGGAGCGAACGGGAGTGGTACGTCAACTGGCGCCTCTTTTTTATGGCCTGCGCCGAACTGTGGGGTTTCCGCGGTGGCAACGAATGGATCGTTTCGCATTATCTCTTTGTGAGTCGGTAA
- a CDS encoding predicted protein — MSTLLWIILFGFLMSFIALAGALSLFLQPALFQSLITPLVAFSAGSLIGGALFHMIPAAVESMGNVTSLYVWLAAGFVIFYGLEQFLNWHHSHTHSHACPPLRSDHQHYPHTGTVRDEFAQSVTHVCGLDTELGVNSHRPHGRETDDDSCENSGRHESLHLPDGFTRTHIRSESANCLDEEAQCPHVASCKDNIQCTVDTTSAQIPDTLQQTSTVVAATPPIPSKKPLTYLILIADAVHNFLGGMFVGASFVDSVPLGVSAWCAAAAHELPQELGDFAILVHGGWSPMQALLWNFLSALPFLVGGVVAYATSKAVNVDFLVPFAAGNFLYIAGSDLIPEVKHFHGIRANFTHFFSFTAGLGLLLVIRIAYKGW, encoded by the coding sequence ATGTCAACTCTACTCTGGATTATTCTCTTTGGCTTTCTCATGAGCTTCATTGCGCTCGCCGGGGCACTGTCTCTCTTTCTGCAACCAGCTCTATTTCAGTCCCTCATTACACCGCTGGTGGCCTTTTCGGCCGGTTCGCTCATTGGAGGAGCCTTGTTTCATATGATTCCGGCCGCGGTGGAAAGCATGGGCAACGTTACTTCCCTCTACGTGTGGCTCGCCGCTggcttcgtcatcttttACGGACTCGAGCAATTCCTCAACTGGCACCATTCACACACCCACAGTCACGCCTGCCCTCCCCTCCGCAGTGACCACCAACACTACCCCCACACGGGTACTGTACGAGACGAGTTTGCACAAAGTGTCACACACGTATGCGGTTTAGATACCGAGCTCGGCGTGAATTCCCACCGTCCCCACGGTAGAGAAACGGATGACGATTCTTGCGAGAATAGTGGACGACacgaatctcttcatcttccCGATGGTTTCACCAGAACACACATTCGCTCAGAGTCCGCGAACTGTTTGGATGAAGAAGCACAATGTCCTCACGTTGCCTCATGTAAGGACAACATCCAGTGTACTGTCGATACCACATCCGCGCAAATCCCAGACACTCTCCAGCAAACATCTACAGTCGTCGCGGCAACGCCACCGATTCCATCGAAAAAGCCTTTGACGTATCTCATTCTTATCGCCGATGCTGTCCATAACTTTCTCGGTGGCATGTTCGTCGGCGCCAGTTTTGTCGACAGCGTCCCACTGGGCGTATCGGCGTGGTGCGCTGCCGCGGCTCACGAGTTGCCGCAGGAGCTCGGTGATTTTGCCATACTTGTACACGGTGGATGGAGCCCTATGCAGGCACTCCTGTGGAACTTTCTGTCGGCGCTACCCTTTCTCGTCGGCGGAGTCGTAGCCTACGCCACGTCGAAAGCCGTAAATGTGGATTTTTTGGTGCCCTTTGCGGCGGGTAACTTTTTGTATATTGCCGGGAGTGATCTGATACCCGAGGTCAAACACTTTCACGGCATAAGGGCCAACTTTACGCACTTTTTCTCCTTTACGGCTGGTTTGGGACTGCTGTTGGTGATTCGGATCGCGTACAAGGGATGGTAG
- a CDS encoding predicted protein, translating to MVTVRPTTTPTYRDNGSLGTILEVPDSPPQPSKPELRVGVDSVVRVIARMSGFVAKLPLRVPLETDLGGQLGRWLDQAHVQKWEGRPGMTSADCREDLDRLDQMRRNVYTACRHGVADALPHLHVLQEYAAALELCEEQGFPYNSGAVDDSGTTRDDEHDRQHRHKLNKRGQQHHSPLSSASLGNSSLANMLEFPWKSSDNQEEVDGTLAWERANVLWNLAIVQAHQAYAVEKTPNNPQSRTAWKQAGLHLQTAASLLRYLQTDLLPAATERSFPSHDLSASFLTLWERFCLADAQYAFYQAVAAAPRPLHALLAKVSAAAIPLYGVCEELLLDDDDYGLDTSSSASITANASATGHAAANQFRSKRLQIWGDAVRAWGMWMSALCEYHQAQTHADKGERGPAHARLEAAQKFGSLCLDFCNSEEESLLDDLAELVYVTLQDMETQLEQAEQANRLDPVDIPDRNDLPEVPPQTMVEVEKDVSSSLPKLAPPLFTSGPGSVLRRYEQTFRYDMQRLLTNTTLAAEDKTDQGRRALATVNLPHSVTAYQQESQGGGIPDALWERVRVVQDQDMLRELKQSVWELCDIAERARSLYQTVQENLKEDLRVDSLFRSQNSTFEGHNVSQVQKSFHTTLENYDSLLTSAREGDQLVMQRVELLDTDPKYKLLQFRKSQLDRLLPAGDQNVDVSTLSRMLVELSALFQRRDVSLEELRNKMEAYDFTGELVQVDELGLEAEAEYKAVFQRAKDSFQGALNGIERSMEEQSRLVREILTENDIFMHERENSRAKGSTDRSITMIEDAVDEVEQLSTHLKEGRDFYDSVLPKLEKLRKQVGDVSARLTMERCEYEDNTQRNRQEADDARMAANLSDHGQGQQTQTSIRYIDNGSGSSPRRPMDRVATPGMHPVSHELPQVRVDDEKVASLVAMDFDPNRVFAALLRYDNNFEQALNDLLSG from the exons ATGGTGACGGTGAgacccaccaccacccctACCTACCGCGACAACGGGAGCTTGGGGACCATTCTCGAAGTACCCGATTCTCCACCGCAACCCAGTAAACCAGAGTTGCGCGTCGGCGTGGACAGT GTCGTACGCGTCATTGCCCGCATGTCCGGTTTCGTCGCCAAGCTTCCCCTGCGTGTGCCGTTGGAGACAGATTTGGGGGGACAATTGGGGCGTTGGTTGGATCAAGCGCACGTGCAAAAGTGGGAAGGCCGACCCGGGATGACCTCTGCCGACTGTCGTGAGGATCTGGATCGGCTCGATCAGATGCGACGCAACGTCTACACTGCCTGTCGACACGGCGTCGCCGACGCCCTCCCCCACTTGCACGTCTTGCAAGAATACGCGGCGGCCCTCGAACTCTGTGAAGAGCAAGGCTTTCCGTACAACAGCGGTGCCGTTGATGATTCTGGAACAACTCGTGACGACGAACACGATCGGCAACATCGACACAAATTGAACAAACGAGGACAGCAACATCATTCACCGCTATCGTCTGCATCGCTCGGAAACAGCAGCCTTGCCAACATGCTTGAATTCCCCTGGAAGTCTTCCGATAATCAGGAAGAAGTCGACGGTACCTTGGCGTGGGAACGTGCCAACGTCCTTTGGAATCTCGCCATCGTGCAAGCCCACCAGGCCTACGCCGTCGAGAAGACACCCAACAATCCACAGTCTCGCACCGCCTGGAAACAAGCTGGTTTGCATTTGCAAACTGCCGCCTCACTTTTGCGGTATTTGCAAACGGATCTTTTACCGGCCGCTACGGAACGCTCTTTTCCGTCACACGATTTGTCGGCCTCCTTCTTGACACTCTGGGAGCGCTTTTGTTTGGCCGATGCGCAGTACGCCTTTTACCAAGCGGTTGCGGCGGCGCCCCGTCCTTTGCACGCTCTGCTGGCCAAGGTATCGGCCGCGGCAATTCCACTCTACGGCGTCTGTGAAGAATTGCttctcgacgacgacgattaCGGTCTCGATACGAGTAGCTCAGCGAGTATCACTGCAAACGCCAGTGCTACCGGCCACGCGGCGGCTAACCAGTTCCGCAGTAAGCGATTACAAATTTGGGGCGACGCGGTGCGGGCCTGGGGAATGTGGATGAGTGCCTTGTGTGAATATCATCAGGCGCAAACCCACGCGGACAAGGGTGAACGGGGTCCCGCCCATGCACGCCTCGAAGCGGCACAGAAATTTGGATCTCTCTGTCTCGATTTCTGTAACAGCGAGGAAGAATCGCTCTTGGACGATTTGGCGGAGCTAGTCTACGTAACCTTGCAAGATATGGAGACGCAATTGGAACAAGCGGAGCAAGCCAACAGACTAGACCCGGTCGACATTCCCGATCGGAACGATTTGCCCGAAGTTCCACCCCAAACCATGGTCGAAGTCGAAAAGGACGTATCGAGTAGTTTGCCAAAGCTGGCACCACCGCTCTTTACCAGTGGTCCCGGTTCTGTGCTGCGTCGGTACGAGCAAACCTTTCGATACGACATGCAGCGGCTCCTCACTAACACCACGCTCGCCGCCGAAGATAAAACGGATCAAGGACGACGAGCTTTGGCGACAGTTAATTTGCCGCATTCTGTTACAGCCTACCAACAGGAAAGTCAGGGTGGGGGCATTCCGGACGCTCTGTGGGAAAGGGTCCGAGTAGTGCAAGACCAAGACATGCTTCGAgaattaaaacaatcggtTTGGGAATTATGTGATATTGCCGAACGGGCGCGTTCGTTGTACCAGACTGTTCAAGAAAATTTGAAAGAAGATCTGCGGGTGGATTCTCTATTTCGCAGTCAAAATAGTACGTTTGAAGGACACAATGTATCGCAAGTTCAAAAGAGTTTTCACACAACACTCGAGAACTACGATTCGTTGCTGACGTCAGCTCGGGAAGGGGACCAGCTTGTTATGCAACGCGTCGAATTGCTCGATACAGATCCAAAGTATAAGTTGCTACAGTTTCGGAAATCGCAACTGGATAGACTCTTGCCTGCGGGAGATCAGAATGTGGACGTGTCCACGCTCAGTCGAATGCTAGTGGAATTGTCGGCCTTGTTTCAGCGCCGCGACGTTTCGCTAGAGGAGTTGCGCAACAAAATGGAGGCGTATGATTTTACGGGTGAATTGGTGCAGGTGGATGAGCTTGGTCTGGAGGCAGAAGCTGAATACAAAGCAGTTTTTCAGCGGGCGAAGGATTCCTTTCAAGGAGCGTTGAACGGAATTGAACGAAGTATGGAGGAGCAGTCGAGGTTGGTACGTGAAATTTTGACGGAAAACGATATTTTCATGCACGAACGCGAAAACAGTCGTGCGAAAGGGAGCACTGACCGAAGCATCACGATGATTGAAGATGCAGTAGACGAAGTGGAGCAATTGTCCACTCATTTGAAGGAGGGGCGGGATTTTTACGATTCGGTCCTGCCcaaattggaaaagcttCGCAAACAAGTTGGCGATGTCAGTGCCCGTCTCACAATGGAGCGGTGTGAATATGAAGACAACACCCAGCGGAACCGACAAGAAGCCGATGACGCACGTATGGCCGCCAATTTGTCTGATCACGGTCAAGGTCAACAAACGCAAACCTCTATACGGTATATCGACAATGGAAGTGGCTCGTCCCCTAGGCGTCCTATGGACCGTGTGGCGACCCCTGGCATGCATCCAGTATCCCACGAGCTTCCTCAAGTACGCGTAGACGACGAAAAGGTCGCAAGTTTGGTAGCCATGGATTTCGATCCTAACCGAGTCTTTGCAGCTTTGTTACGATACGACAACAACTTTGAGCAAGCTTTGAATGATCTGTTGTCGGGATAG
- a CDS encoding predicted protein — MAGNMSQLDDAIIAKIKKLVPQSLETRADAGDSNLNERCLSALLLSTRLSSTTKLQRIFYDRNILIDFILLLVEENATGTTLYARLAAQLAVRLAECEPDRDERDRATFQQRSCRRIGSALCGILDLRTRDTKKPLMIEVIDVEIVIALNELAARLVQYRTRTDGDGDIDNALLETILEQAWKLAINAAVHTEEAKGVSLSNDPLGPKLKQPSEIMHETLTQLLNQSSNVVCEQSLSVQMSAETTRLFFDHASRITNYKIPSYYRSALNWAREGLGSSPSSFLDESRESPSTTSECSSLRSASIQIILWTSHLLAALPSFQAQIDANEMEISEGLARLIVAGCVSSSAHHQDQSDTFRSLSWSTLGTLVQAIGWRWLFSVQWQHTSVFGSAHSVCILLRLAVGEWKIQLGFLLSETEDNEPDSQSLLNDSKVSIFQTCAQVIIAAVEYVVELATEVENDGSLSVPVDSVLHLRESLYECLDAIVQYFASFEESLTKGVRAELVDVCVIRVMSSLLMEMDAFETTLPTSTTLKEDGEQENAVLGALRRAMNVDIKQAREALLPGLASVFSSAKNHEDESDIRVGLLKDYDLVGDSLADFLTIFWNERDADGSSIEWACRTTELWLFLTDVTKVSTIQDGIVRWLQLSTIAQTRRPSGAGTSIHGGKESTQQAVYAAVGCYAFLQGDTKPGEPHASILQCALQECSELVE, encoded by the coding sequence ATGGCAGGCAACATGTCTCAGCTAGACGACGCAATCATTGCCAAGATTAAGAAATTGGTGCCCCAATCGCTCGAGACAAGGGCCGACGCCGGCGATTCTAACCTGAACGAGCGCTGTCTGTCGGCATTGCTTTTGTCGACTCGCCTTTCCAGCACCACCAAACTACAGCGCATTTTCTATGACAGAAATATTTTAATTGACTTCATACTTCTTTTGGTAGAAGAGAACGCTACAGGTACGACGTTGTACGCGCGATTAGCGGCTCAGTTGGCTGTGCGCCTTGCTGAATGCGAGCCCGACAGAGATGAAAGAGACAGAGCAACTTTCCAACAGCGCTCTTGTCGTCGGATCGGGTCGGCTCTTTGTGGTATTTTGGACCTGAGAACACGCGACACAAAGAAGCCTTTGATGATTGAGGTCATTGACGTGGAAATCGTTATCGCACTTAATGAATTAGCTGCCAGGCTTGTACAATATCGAACTCGCACCGATGGCGACGGGGACATCGACAACGCTCTACTGGAAACAATTCTGGAACAGGCATGGAAGCTCGCGATAAATGCTGCGGTACACACAGAGGAGGCAAAGGGTGTTTCACTATCAAACGATCCCCTGGGGCCGAAATTGAAGCAGCCAAGCGAAATTATGCACGAGACTTTGACACAACTTCTAAATCAGAGTTCCAACGTGGTCTGTGAGCAGTCTCTGTCCGTGCAAATGAGCGCAGAGACTACTCGTCTGTTCTTCGATCATGCATCGAGAATAACCAACTACAAAATACCTTCGTACTATCGCTCCGCTTTAAACTGGGCTCGGGAGGGATTGGGTTCGTCCCCTTCCAGCTTTCTTGACGAAAGTCGAGAGTCCCCATCGACTACATCCGAATGCTCCAGCCTTAGATCCGCATCTATCCAAATCATTTTGTGGACCTCTCACTTGTTGGCAGCACTACCTTCATTCCAAGCACAAATTGATGCCAACGAAATGGAGATTTCTGAAGGATTGGCGCGCCTGATTGTGGCCGGCTGTGTCTCTTCATCGGCACATCATCAGGACCAATCCGACACATTCCGCTCCCTTTCTTGGAGCACGCTAGGTACTTTGGTACAAGCTATTGGATGGAGATGGCTATTTAGCGTCCAATGGCAACATACATCGGTTTTTGGATCAGCACATTCTGTGTGTATACTCTTACGACTGGCTGTAGGAGAATGGAAAATTCAGCTAGGTTTTTTACTATCCGAGACAGAAGACAACGAACCTGACAGCCAAAGTCTTTTGAACGACAGCAAGGTGTCTATATTTCAAACTTGTGCGCAAGTGATCATAGCGGCTGTTGAATATGTTGTTGAGCTGGCAACGGAAGTGGAGAACGATGGAAGTTTGTCTGTACCCGTCGACTCTGTGTTACATTTGCGCGAGTCCCTTTACGAATGTTTGGACGCTATTGTGCAATACTTTGCGTCCTTTGAGGAATCCTTGACGAAAGGAGTTAGAGCTGAGTTGGTTGATGTATGTGTCATTCGAGTCATGAGTTCTTTGCTGATGGAAATGGATGCGTTCGAAACAACTCTACCGACTAGTACGACTTTAAAGGAAGACGGAGAACAGGAGAATGCTGTCTTGGGCGCACTCCGTCGGGCGATGAACGTAGATATCAAGCAAGCGAGGGAAGCTTTGTTGCCAGGGCTGGCGTCCGTATTTTCATCGGCTAAAAACCACGAGGATGAGAGCGACATACGGGTAGGTCTGTTGAAAGATTACGATCTCGTGGGAGATTCATTGGCGGATTTCTTGACCATTTTCTGGAACGAAAGAGATGCGGATGGATCCAGCATTGAATGGGCCTGCCGAACTACCGAATTGTGGCTCTTCCTCACCGACGTTACCAAGGTGTCTACTATTCAAGATGGCATCGTTCGGTGGCTCCAGCTGAGTACGATTGCGCAAACTCGACGCCCTAGCGGCGCAGGTACAAGTATACATGGCGGCAAAGAAAGCACGCAACAAGCAGTATATGCGGCGGTTGGTTGCTACGCTTTTCTTCAAGGTGATACGAAACCCGGTGAGCCGCACGCCTCTATTCTACAGTGTGCGTTGCAAGAATGCAGTGAACTTGTGGAGTAA
- a CDS encoding predicted protein: LEFAHGTTTLSFVFQGGIVAAVDSRASLGSFVGSKTTQKVLPINSHMLGTMAGGAADCSFWIRKLQGEAAMHVLTLDGRRMSVARASRLLSNALYDNRKLGLSVGTMVMGFDDTETKSSRARIFYVDNSGTRIEGDVFAVGSGSTFALGILDTEKRHDLTVDEAVALGLKAIRHATFRDAYSGGFINVYLITHEHGW; this comes from the coding sequence CTTGAATTTGCACACGGCACGACGACATTGTCTTTTGTGTTTCAGGGAGGGATTGTCGCAGCCGTCGATTCTCGCGCAAGTCTGGGGAGTTTTGTAGGGTCGAAAACCACTCAAAAGGTCTTGCCCATTAATTCGCATATGTTGGGCACTATGGCTGGTGGTGCTGCCGATTGCTCCTTCTGGATTCGGAAGTTGCAGGGTGAGGCCGCCATGCACGTACTGACGCTGGACGGACGCCGAATGTCGGTGGCTCGGGCATCACGGCTTTTGTCCAATGCCTTGTATGACAATCGAAAATTGGGCCTCTCTGTCGGGACTATGGTTATGGGCTTTGACGACACAGAAACAAAATCTAGTCGAGCACGAATATTTTACGTTGACAACTCCGGCACACGCATTGAAGGAGACGTCTTTGCAGTAGGTTCTGGAAGTACTTTTGCCCTGGGTATTTTGGATACAGAGAAGCGTCATGATCTAACGGTGGACGAGGCCGTGGCGTTGGGTCTGAAGGCGATTCGACACGCAACATTTCGGGATGCCTATTCGGGAGGATTCATTAACGTATATTTGATAACTCACGAGCATGGTTGG
- a CDS encoding predicted protein → MGVPKFFRWLSERYPKVIQRHGCPPNAETTQEHFGTDPPANMPKPDPLSTCGLAPEIDRLYIDMNGIIHGCSHNNSEAEENGEEGVANISEDEIFRNICYYLDRVVKDIAKPKQLVYMAIDGVAPRAKLNQQRSRRYRSGKEGEIERTVYD, encoded by the coding sequence ATGGGAGTTCCAAAATTCTTTCGTTGGCTTTCCGAGCGCTACCCCAAGGTTATCCAGCGGCATGGCTGTCCGCCCAACGCAGAAACGACGCAGGAGCATTTTGGCACCGATCCGCCCGCGAACATGCCGAAGCCCGATCCATTGTCGACTTGCGGTCTAGCCCCCGAAATCGATCGCCTTTACATCGACATGAATGGAATCATTCACGGCTGTTCGCACAATAACAGCGAAGCCGAAGAGAACGGGGAAGAAGGTGTTGCCAATATTTCGGAAGACGAGATTTTTCGCAATATCTGCTATTATCTGGATAGGGTCGTCAAGGACATTGCCAAGCCCAAGCAACTCGTGTACATGGCAATTGATGGTGTAGCGCCCAGAGCCAAACTCAATCAACAGCGGTCCCGTCGCTATCGTTCGGGAAAAGAAGGTGAGATTGAGCGGACCGTCTACGAT
- a CDS encoding predicted protein, which yields MASPNAIDPHQPTRSGSSQGLPQSSRSRDQSMRISPSNGDSDCQQWRPFALPSNRDASYVQKSAGSQVTRLDEVKTVLPTNFATAPIFRGVPAIQPGENFCSSTTGLASTSPEELKPSSDCVRRGGATSESTYLDHLVDMSSINSSFYNEVGAGTSPNTDPSPGLPIGCSPVSTRQSGKESQPFLPTSLPISFRDLASGIPGEVKSNFLTGEPLLMDEDDLSISIEDETNAHFNDTNSVNLDPTKNTAAKKTPSRTLRPISTSRNSSSLKKGSTINARSRKRKKTPSVSTISHRDENFLGRKPKFVKDPVFLNSAPSSNSISSRQKRATLELVGPDAPQMQTLWRMLAFLEGNPNPTFSTVASDVRKEIALCTKRHLDGEHRFRHLPGAIFERLVAQFGGDWFRVVFLESQTPNRTVRKKSVEPFDGAGALAKVGVQSNPCKRVTDHLSSHVPKSRGSLSINPTDRLVDTLVISEAEQGRTETSPLKTVKDGSVDKKEALGRGSTAGVQLIEAPSTMTKESSPKARTSTVMEESEHPSLAKYENPANATLPITGNTKASPNIVLEGLVENVLRGNVVLAPVGHNTQIPTAPELCVAYGYFLGQRGSLSPALPLSPLCKSRPRHEEQLLCQARTGSALVSDLSRPERYTFWKALWTLQSDEATAFANTV from the coding sequence ATGGCGTCCCCAAATGCGATAGACCCGCACCAGCCGACGCGTTCAGGTTCGTCCCAAGGGCTTCCGCAGTCTTCGAGATCCAGAGACCAATCCATGCGCATAAGTCCGTCGAATGGAGACTCTGACTGCCAACAATGGCGTCCCTTCGCGCTCCCTTCGAATCGAGATGCGAGTTACGTGCAAAAGAGTGCTGGCTCGCAAGTAACGCGTCTCGACGAAGTCAAAACAGTTTTGCCGACAAACTTTGCCACTGCACCAATCTTTCGTGGTGTACCGGCCATTCAACCCGGAGAGAACTTTTGTTCCTCGACAACGGGCCTGGCAAGTACATCTCCTGAAGAATTAAAGCCCTCATCGGACTGTGTTCGTAGAGGCGGAGCTACATCCGAATCGACGTATTTGGACCATCTGGTTGATATGAGCAGTATCAACAGTTCCTTCTACAACGAAGTTGGTGCTGGTACTAGTCCCAATACTGATCCTAGTCCTGGTCTTCCAATTGGATGCTCTCCAGTTTCAACGAGACAGAGCGGCAAGGAATCCCAGCCCTTCCTGCCGACATCTTTGCCCATTTCGTTCCGTGATCTGGCCTCGGGAATACCCGGGGAAGTCAAGTCCAATTTTCTGACTGGCGAACCCTTACTTATGGATGAGGATGATTTGTCCATATCTATCGAAGATGAAACCAATGCTCACTTCAACGATACTAATTCGGTGAACTTGGACCCAACAAAAAATacagcagcaaagaaaaCGCCTTCGCGCACGTTACGTCCCATTTCCACTTCTAGAAATTCGTCATCCCTTAAGAAAGGATCGACGATTAACGCACGTTCCCGTAAACGCAAGAAAACACCCTCCGTCTCAACGATCTCCCATCGGGACGAGAATTTTTTGGGCAGGAAGCCCAAGTTTGTCAAAGACCCTGTGTTTTTGAACTCGGCGCCCAGCTCCAACTCTATCTCAAGCAGGCAGAAAAGGGCGACTCTTGAGTTAGTAGGTCCCGACGCGCCCCAAATGCAAACTCTATGGCGCATGTTAGCCTTTCTCGAAGGTAACCCCAATCCAACATTCTCGACTGTAGCTAGCGATGTCCGGAAGGAGATTGCTCTCTGTACAAAGCGTCATCTGGATGGGGAGCACCGCTTCCGTCACTTACCCGGTGCCATCTTTGAGCGTCTCGTAGCCCAGTTCGGAGGTGATTGGTTTCGGGTGGTGTTTTTAGAATCTCAAACTCCCAATCGTACGGTGAGAAAGAAGTCTGTCGAACCTTTCGATGGTGCAGGTGCACTTGCGAAGGTTGGTGTGCAATCAAACCCTTGCAAGAGAGTCACGGACCATCTCTCGAGCCATGTCCCGAAGAGCAGAGGCAGTCTTTCAATCAATCCCACAGATAGGCTTGTTGATACTCTGGTGATAAGCGAAGCAGAACAAGGACGCACAGAGACCTCTCCCTTGAAAACAGTCAAAGATGGCAGTGTTGATAAGAAAGAAGCCTTAGGTCGAGGCAGCACAGCAGGTGTCCAACTTATCGAGGCACCCTCAACCATGACGAAGGAATCGTCACCCAAAGCTCGCACATCGACAGTGATGGAAGAATCCGAGCATCCATCACTTGCAAAGTATGAGAATCCTGCGAATGCTACGCTGCCAATCACAGGAAATACAAAGGCTAGCCCTAACATCGTCTTGGAAGGCTTGGTAGAAAACGTATTGCGGGGGAATGTGGTTTTAGCGCCAGTGGGCCACAACACACAAATTCCAACGGCACCCGAATTGTGCGTCGCGTACGGTTACTTTCTCGGACAGCGCGGATCCTTGTCTCCAGCACTTCCGTTGTCGCCATTGTGCAAGTCTCGGCCTCGCCACGAGGAACAATTACTTTGCCAGGCTCGCACGGGATCGGCACTCGTCAGTGACTTGTCCCGTCCGGAACGATACaccttttggaaagctttgtgGACATTGCAATCCGACGAAGCGACTGCTTTCGCAAACACGGTGTAG